The sequence below is a genomic window from Rhizobium gallicum bv. gallicum R602sp.
CTTGCGGAAATAACGCACGACGAAACGCGAGTCGGCGACGGCTTCCCCGCCGGGAAGCACGGCAGGATATTCGTGGAGCCGCACGGTTGCGCCGATGAAGGAGCGGATCGGCATGACATGGCTTGCCGTCACCGGCTCCAGATTGCCGATATAGCCATTGCAGGCAATCAGCGCGCGGGACGCGGCAAGTGTGCCCTTCGGCGTTTCGATCCTCACCTTGCCGCCGCCCTGGCCGATTGCGGTCGCCTTGGTCATCTCGAAAATCTGCGCCCCGGCATTGGCCGCAATGCGCGCCAGCCCGATCAGCAGCTTCAGCGGATGAATGTGGCCGGTGCCGGTGTCGCGCACGCCGCAGTAGTAGCGTTTGGAGCCGAGGCGTTCCTGCGTCTCTTCTTTGTCCATGAACCGCAGATGCGGATAATCGTAACGAAGGGCTGCGATCTCGGCATTTTCGTAGTAGAAACGCGTGTAGCTTTCCTTGTGCGAGACGTTCATCTGCCCGGGCATGAATTCGATGTCGATCTGATGTTCGGTCGCAAAATCGAGCAGGTGTTTCTTGGAAGCCTCCGCAAGATCGAAGAGCGCTTTGGAACGCTCGTAGCCGATCTTCTCCTCCAGTTCCTCCGGCCACCAGCGCTGGCCGGTGCCGAGCTGCCCACCGTTGCGGCCGGATGCCCCGTCGCCGAAACGGCAGGCATCGATCAGCACGACCGAGACGCCGGCTTTCGCCAGATTGTATGCCGCCTGCAAGCCGGTATAGCCGCCGCCCACGATGGCGACGTCGCATGTCTTCGATCCGTCAAGCTGCGGATAGGTCGGCCGCTCGCCTACCGTCGCCTGGTACCACGAAACGCCCGGCGCGATGGGGCTCTGCCAGTTTTCTTGCACCGTCATGCGGCGGCCTCCTCACACGTTGAGCAGCAGGAATTCGCGTTCCCAGGGGCTGATCACCTGCATGAAGGTTTCGAACTCTCCCCGCTTCACGCCTGCATAAAGGCCGATGAATTCCTTGCCGAACACCTCCTCGAATGCCGGTTCGTCTTCCAAGAGTGCCACGGCTTCGAGCAGGCCGCGCGGAAGGTCGATCGACCCTTCATTGGCTGCCTCCTCGGTCGGTGCCGTCGGCTCGATCTCCTTGATGATGCCGAGAAGGCCCGATGCCAGCGAAGCAGCCAGGGCCAGATAGGGGTTGGCATCGGAACTCGGCAGCCGGTTTTCGACGCGCCGTGCCTGCGGGTCGGAAACCGGCACGCGGAATGCGGTGGTGCGGTTGTCGTAACCCCAAGCGTTGTTGACTGGGCAGGACATGTCCGGCGCAAGGCGCCGGTAGGAATTGACGTAGGGCGCCAGCATCACAAGTGCGCTCGGCACATATTTCTGCATGCCGCCGATGAAGTGGAAGAACTCCTTCGAAGCCGATCCATCGGAATTGGAAAAGACGTTCTTGCCGGACCCGATGTTGACGACCGACTGATGGATGTGCATCGCCGAGCCCGGCTGACCCTGCATCGGCTTGGCCATGAACGTCGCATAGATATCGTGCTTCAGCGCAGCCTCGCGGATGGTGCGCTTGAACATGAAGACCTGGTCGGCAAGCTCGATAGGGTCGCCATGGCGCAGATTGATCTCGAGCTGCGCTGGGCCCTCCTCATGGATCAGCGTGTCGATCTCGAGGCCCTGTTTCTCGGAGAAATGATAGATATCGTCGATCAGTTCGTCGAACTCGTTGATGCCGGCGATCGAATAACCCTGGCCGCCGAGGATCGAGCGGCCCGAGCGTCCCTTCGGCGGGCGCAACGGATAATCCGGGTCGTCGTTGTTGGCGACGAGATAGAATTCGATCTCCGGCGCGACGACCGGTTTCCAACCGCGTTCGGCGTAAAGTCCCATGATGCGCTTGAGGAGGTTGCGCGGTGTATAAGGAACCTCCTCGCCTTCCGAATTGACGATATCGCAGATCACCTGCGCCGTCGGATCAGTCTCCCAGGGAACGACGGAAAGCGTCGAAAGATCAGGCATCAGCTTGAGGTCGCTGTCACGGGGCTCGTAGCGGAAGCTCTCGGTCTCCTCGGGATATTCGCCGGAGATCGTGTGGCGATAGATCGCCGAGGGCAGGGCGAGCGACGTATTGGACGTGAATTTCGATGTCGGCATCATCTTGCCGCGCGGAACGCCGGCGAGGTCCGGGGTGATGCACTCGATGTCCTCGATGCCGCGTGCGCGAAGCCACTGCGCCGCTTCCTTCCAGTTTGCCACACCGCGCGAAGATCCGGGATCTGGGGGAATTTTCGTAGAGGCAGGCACGTTTCTGGCAGGCTTCAGCGTCGTCTTCTTGGGTGACATGACACACATGGTCGCGGTTGATCGGAAGGTCATCATAACTGGAGTTTGGCAATTGGCGAGGGGCGGCAGCGTTGACTTTCGCCATTTGATAGAAAAAGAAGGCGCCTTTCACAGAAAGGAAATGGGCTTGAGACTGAAGAGCGACGTGATCGTCATAGGCGCGGGCGCCGCCGGAATGATGTGCGCCATTCGCGCC
It includes:
- a CDS encoding NAD(P)/FAD-dependent oxidoreductase, whose product is MTVQENWQSPIAPGVSWYQATVGERPTYPQLDGSKTCDVAIVGGGYTGLQAAYNLAKAGVSVVLIDACRFGDGASGRNGGQLGTGQRWWPEELEEKIGYERSKALFDLAEASKKHLLDFATEHQIDIEFMPGQMNVSHKESYTRFYYENAEIAALRYDYPHLRFMDKEETQERLGSKRYYCGVRDTGTGHIHPLKLLIGLARIAANAGAQIFEMTKATAIGQGGGKVRIETPKGTLAASRALIACNGYIGNLEPVTASHVMPIRSFIGATVRLHEYPAVLPGGEAVADSRFVVRYFRKSKDGRLLFGGREAYTADNPRDISEHIRRQIAEIYPALRDIEITHAWGGSVGITMPRQPFVREVMPGVTSIGGYSGHGVMLSNYCGKLYAEAVLGKSADLELLKALDIPAFPGGAAMRAPLLFLALSWFALRDKF
- a CDS encoding glutamine synthetase family protein, whose amino-acid sequence is MSPKKTTLKPARNVPASTKIPPDPGSSRGVANWKEAAQWLRARGIEDIECITPDLAGVPRGKMMPTSKFTSNTSLALPSAIYRHTISGEYPEETESFRYEPRDSDLKLMPDLSTLSVVPWETDPTAQVICDIVNSEGEEVPYTPRNLLKRIMGLYAERGWKPVVAPEIEFYLVANNDDPDYPLRPPKGRSGRSILGGQGYSIAGINEFDELIDDIYHFSEKQGLEIDTLIHEEGPAQLEINLRHGDPIELADQVFMFKRTIREAALKHDIYATFMAKPMQGQPGSAMHIHQSVVNIGSGKNVFSNSDGSASKEFFHFIGGMQKYVPSALVMLAPYVNSYRRLAPDMSCPVNNAWGYDNRTTAFRVPVSDPQARRVENRLPSSDANPYLALAASLASGLLGIIKEIEPTAPTEEAANEGSIDLPRGLLEAVALLEDEPAFEEVFGKEFIGLYAGVKRGEFETFMQVISPWEREFLLLNV